The DNA segment CTGCGGCGGCTGCTGTGTAACCTTCAGTCCCAATCAACTGTCCAGCCGCTAACAAAGTCGGACGTTGCTTAAATTGCAAAGTAGAGTGCATTAATTGCGGCGCATTCAGAAAAGTGTTGCGGTGCATGACTCCCAACCGCACAAATTCCGCATTTTCTAAACCGGGAATTAGCCGGAAAACTCGCTTTTGTTCACCCCAACGCAGATTAGTTTGGAATCCTACCATATTCCAAAGTTGACCGGCTTTATCTTCTTGGCGAAGTTGTACCACTGCATAGGAACGTTCCCCTGTGCGACTGTCAGACAATCCCACTGGTTTCAGGGGACCGTAACGCATGGTATCTTCTCCCCGATGCGCTTGTTCTTCAATGGGTAAACAAGCTTCAAAAAATTTCGCTGTCTCCCGTTCAAAGTCCTTGATTTCAGTTTGTTCAGCTTGACGGAGTTCTGACCAAAAGTGCAGATATTGCTCTTTATTCATCGGACAGTTCAGGTAAGCCGCTTCACCTTTGTCATAACGCGATGCCATAAAAGCCACATCATGGTTAATCGATTCTCCCACAACAATGGGACTAGCAGCATCAAAGAAGCTGAGGTATTCCATCCCCGTCACGCGGTGCAAATCTGCGGCTAAATCAGGACTGGTTAAAGGTCCGGTTGCTAAAACTACGATTCCTTCCGGAATAGCTGGGACTTCACCCCGGCGGAATTCAATTAAAGGATGGTTACATAAAGTTTCGGTCAAATCTTGACCAAATTGCCCTCTGTCTACAGCTAACGCCCCACCAGCCGGAACCGCGTGTTCATCGGCTTTGGCAATGACAATAGAGTTGAGTTGACGTAGTTCTTCGTGTAATAATCCGGTAGCGCGATCGCTGGCCATAGCCCCAAAGGAATTACTACAGACTAATTCCGCCAGATGTTCTGTATGATGGGCAGGACTAAAGCGATTTGGGCGCATTTCATGGAGAATCACCGGCACTCCCGCCTGGGCTATTTGCCAAGCTGCTTCTGTCCCAGCTAGTCCACCTCCAATTACTTGTATCGGTTGTTTATCCATATTTATACGCTGAGTTACCCAATTTAATTTTGCTGGAAGTGCATATTAATCATCATAAATGATCAGGTTCATGGGATATTTTGTGTAAACTTTTATAATATGTATAAAAAGTAGTGAGAGGAAATATTAATGGAACGCTCGAAAATCGTTGCAGTG comes from the Nodularia sp. NIES-3585 genome and includes:
- the trmFO gene encoding FADH(2)-oxidizing methylenetetrahydrofolate--tRNA-(uracil(54)-C(5))-methyltransferase TrmFO, which encodes MDKQPIQVIGGGLAGTEAAWQIAQAGVPVILHEMRPNRFSPAHHTEHLAELVCSNSFGAMASDRATGLLHEELRQLNSIVIAKADEHAVPAGGALAVDRGQFGQDLTETLCNHPLIEFRRGEVPAIPEGIVVLATGPLTSPDLAADLHRVTGMEYLSFFDAASPIVVGESINHDVAFMASRYDKGEAAYLNCPMNKEQYLHFWSELRQAEQTEIKDFERETAKFFEACLPIEEQAHRGEDTMRYGPLKPVGLSDSRTGERSYAVVQLRQEDKAGQLWNMVGFQTNLRWGEQKRVFRLIPGLENAEFVRLGVMHRNTFLNAPQLMHSTLQFKQRPTLLAAGQLIGTEGYTAAAADGWLAGTNAARIALGKEPLTAPPTTMMGALLEFISSASPKHFQPMPPNFGIMPDLGVKIKSKPERYGRYRDRSLADLASWKNQF